In the Anomalospiza imberbis isolate Cuckoo-Finch-1a 21T00152 chromosome 3, ASM3175350v1, whole genome shotgun sequence genome, cgGCGCATTTCCTGGCGCTGCTCCCGGTGCTGCCGGCACCCAACATCCCCAACCTCCTGAACATCCCCAACATCCCAAACATCCCCAATATTCCCAACGTTCTCCAGCACTCCCGGCGTTCCCGGACAACTCCCAcctgagctcctccagctcctgcttgcGGCGCAGCTCCAGGCGCTGCTGGCGGCGCTCCAGGCGCagctcccggcgctgccggcCGCGCTCCAGGCGGTCGCGGCTCTGCCGCTCGGCCGCCAGGTCGGGGAAGCGCTCGACGCGCGTCCGCTCCAGGCGCCGCAGCTGCTCCGGCGCCCGCCGCTCCACCGTCACCGAGCGCACCTGGAACGGCAGGAATTCCAGGGGAACAACGGAGCCACGCCGGGACTTACGCCGGGAATCACAACGGGAATTACAGTGGGAATTACAACGGGAATTACAGCGGGGTTACACCGGGAAAAACGGGGCTGTGCCGCTCCACCGGCACCGAGCGCACCTGGAGCGGCAggaattccaggggaaaaaCTAAGCTACTTCGGGACTTACGCCGGGAATCACAAGGGGAATCACAACGGGAATTACAGCAGAATTACAGCGGGAATTACAGCGGGAATTACAGCGAGATTACAGCGGGAATTACAGCGAGATTACAGTGGGAATTATAGCGGGAATTACAGCGGGAATT is a window encoding:
- the CCDC25 gene encoding coiled-coil domain-containing protein 25, with the protein product MDVGQIGFHRSKDVRSVTVERRAPEQLRRLERTRVERFPDLAAERQSRDRLERGRQRRELRLERRQQRLELRRKQELEELRSYSSLMKAENMSSNQDGNDSDDFM